In one Vicia villosa cultivar HV-30 ecotype Madison, WI unplaced genomic scaffold, Vvil1.0 ctg.000345F_1_1, whole genome shotgun sequence genomic region, the following are encoded:
- the LOC131627045 gene encoding paired amphipathic helix protein Sin3-like 2: protein MKRTRDDIYSASQFKRPYGSSRGDSYGQGQGQVPGSGGGGGGGLVIGGGGATTSQKLTTNDALSYLKEVKDMFQDQKEKYDTFLEVMKDFKAQKTDTSGVIARVKELFKGHNNLIFGFNTFLPKGYEITLDEDEAPPKKTVEFEEAISFVNKIKKRFQNDEHVYKSFLDILNMYRKEHKDIGDVYSEVAILFKDHRDLLEEFTRFLPDNSAAPSTQHAPFGRNSLQRFNERGSMAPMMRQMQVDKHRYRRDRFPSHDRDLSVERPDLDDDKTMMNLHKEQRKRESRDRRIRDHDEREHDLDNSQRFLDKKKSVKKAEAYGLSSDYASHDDKHALKSMYSQAFSFCEKVKEKLSSAEDYQTFLKLLHIFSNGIIKRNDLQNLVTDLLGKYSDLMSEFNDFLERCENIDGFLAGVMSKKPLATDGHLSRSAKLEDKELKREMEGAKEKERYKEKYMGKSIQELDLSDCKRCSPSYRLLPADYPIPMASQRSDLGAQVLNDHWVSVTSGSEDYSFKHMRRNQYEESLFRCEDDRFELDMLLESVSSAAKRADELYTNITENKISVESLSRIEDHFTVLNLRCIERLYGDHGLDVLDILRKNPTHALPVILTRLKQKQEEWNRCRTDFNKVWADIYSKNHYKSLDHRSFYFKQQDSKNLSTKSLVAEIKEIKEKQQKEDDIVQSIAAGAKYSLLPHLEFDFSDAEIHEDLYKLVRYSCEEVFSSKELFNKIMRLWSSFLEPMLGVTSLSHETEKVEDRKVGHSAQSSVAPNAGGDGSPQRESISRLPKSEKNEGDGRVTEVKNVHQTSLAAHDKENGSVGSELVSRDDLLMDKGQKSVECNDNKAPGFGKQFSSDEPGARNTASVAIRGESSVNRTNLDMSPGRILTPSRPTVADVSGAKAKSPSANLPLVEGCDAIARSPIPVANGMLVENNKVKSYEESSVPCKIEKEEGELSPNADSEEDNFVAYDSNLQSIEKSKNNDDIRKYDAEAGGDNDADADDEDSENVSEAGEDVSGSESPGDECFPGDHEEEEDMEHDDVDGKAESEGEAEGLCDAQNGGDGSSLSLSERFLSTVKPLTKHVSAVSFVEDVKDSRVFYGNDDFFALFRLHQILYERILSAKENSTSAEMKRKGKDASSTDPYTRFMDALYNLLDGSVENAKFEDECRAILGNQSYVLFTLDKLIYKLIRQLQTVATDEEDNKLLQLYEYEKSRKPGKLNDSVYHSNAHVILHEENIYRFQCSSSPSRLSIQLMDNMNEKPEIAAVSVDPNFSFYLHNDFLSVLPTKKEPHGILLERNKSKYGDLDELSAICAVMEDVKVVNGLECKMSCNSSKISYVLDTQDFFFRPRRKRRTSSSSSSTSSSRSRREREERFRKFMASAI, encoded by the exons ATGAAGAGGACAAGAGATGATATTTACTCTGCTTCTCAATTCAAACGCCCTTATGGGTCTTCACGTGGTGATTC CTATGGCCAAGGCCAAGGTCAAGTCCCTGGAAGTGGAGGTGGTGGTGGAGGTGGACTTGTTATCGGCGGTGGAGGAGCAACTACTTCCCAGAAATTGACTACAAATGATGCTTTATCGTATTTGAAGGAAGTGAAAGACATGTTCCAGGATCAAAAAGAAAAATATGACACCTTCCTTGAGGTCATGAAAGATTTCAAGGCTCAAAA GACCGACACTTCTGGTGTCATAGCAAGGGTCAAGGAACTATTCAAAGGTCACAACAATTTGATATTTGGATTTAACACTTTCCTGCCCAAGGGATATGAGATAactcttgatgaagatgaagctcCTCCGAAGAAAACAGTTGAATTTGAAGAAGCTATTAGTTTTGTGAACAAGATAAAG AAACGATTCCAAAATGACGAGCATGTTTACAAATcattcttggatattttgaataTGTATCGCAAAGAACACAAGGACATTGGTGATGTTTACAGTGAG GTTGCTATCCTTTTTAAGGACCATAGAGACTTGCTCGAGGAGTTCACTAGATTCTTACCAGATAATTCTGCAGCACCTTCCACACAGCATGCTCCATTTGGTCGAAATTCATTGCAACGCTTCAATGAGCGGGGTTCTATGGCACCCATGATGCGGCAAATGCAAGTAGACAAG CATCGATATCGGCGAGACCGATTTCCTTCTCATGATCGTGATCTGAGTGTTGAACGTCCTGATCTGGATGACGACAAAACAATGATGAACTTGCATAAGGAGCAAAGGAAACGTGAGAGTAGGGATAGAAGGATCCGCGATCATGATGAAAGAGAACATGATCTTGATAACTCACAACGCTTTCTGGACAAAAAGAAATCTGTTAAGAAAGCTGAAGCTTATGGATTGTCTTCTGATTATGCTTCTCATGATGATAAACATGCATTAAAGA GCATGTATAGTCAAGCATTCAGTTTCTGTGAGAAAGTTAAGGAGAAGTTGAGCAGTGCTGAGGACTACCAAACATTCTTGAAATTGCTTCATATTTTTAGCAATGGAATAATAAAAAGGAATGATTTACAAAATTTG GTGACTGATTTACTTGGAAAGTATTCTGATCTCATGAGTGAATTCAATGATTTCTTGGAGCGGTGTGAAAATATTG ATGGGTTCCTTGCTGGTGTCATGAGTAAAA AGCCACTCGCTACTGATGGTCATTTATCAAGATCAGCCAAGTTGGAGGACAAAGAACTCAAGCGTGAGATGGAAGGAGCTAAAGAGAAGGAAAGATACAAGGAGAAATATATGGGAAAATCCATTCAAGAACTTGACCTTAGTGACTGCAAACGTTGTTCTCCCAGCTACCGACTTCTACCTGCTGAT tatCCGATTCCTATGGCTAGTCAGCGATCTGATCTTGGTGCACAAGTATTGAATGATCACTGGGTATCTGTGACTTCAGGAAGTGAGGATTACTCTTTCAAACATATGCGCAGGAATCAATATGAAGAAAGCTTGTTCAGATGTGAAGATGACAG GTTTGAGCTGGACATGTTATTAGAGTCTGTGAGTTCTGCTGCTAAACGAGCTGATGAGTTGTACACCAACATTACTGAAAATAAGATCAGCGTGGAGAGTCTGAGTCGTATTGAAGATCACTTTACTG TTCTGAATTTAAGATGCATTGAACGCCTATATGGTGACCATGGCCTTGATGTCCTAGACATACTCCGGAAGAATCCAACTCATGCTCTGCCTGTAATATTGACTCGATTGAAGCAGAAACAAGAGGAGTGGAACAGGTGCCGTACCGATTTCAATAAAGTTTGGGCTGACATTTATTCTAAAAACCACTACAAATCACTTGATCACCGTAGCTTCTATTTCAAGCAACAAGATTCAAAGAACTTGAGTACCAAAT CTTTGGTGGCTGAGATTAAAGAAATTAAAGAGAAGCAGCAGAAAGAAGATGACATTGTCCAGTCTATTGCTGCTGGGGCTAAATATTCTCTCCTTCCACATTTGGAATTCGACTTTTCTGATGCCGAAATTCATGAGGACTTGTATAAACTTGTTCGATATTCGTGTGAGGAGGTATTCTCAAGTAAAGAGttattcaacaaaattatgaggCTCTGGAGTTCCTTCTTGGAACCGATGCTCGGTGTTACTTCCCTATCACATGAGACCGAAAAGGTAGAGGACAGGAAAGTAGGACATAGCGCCCAAAGTTCTGTTGCACCGAATGCAGGAGGTGACGGAAGCCCTCAAAGAGAATCAATTTCAAGGTTACCAAAATCTGAGAAGAATGAAGGTGATGGTAGAGTAACTGAAGTGAAAAATGTTCACCAAACTAGTTTAGCTGCCCATGATAAAGAAAATGGCTCTGTTGGTAGCGAACTCGTTAGTAGAGATGATCTTTTAATGGATAAAGGGCAGAAAAGTGTTGAGTGCAATGATAACAAAGCCCCTGGATTTGGTAAGCAGTTTTCCTCTGATGAACCAGGAGCGAGAAACACCGCATCTGTTGCAATTAGAGGTGAAAGCAGTGTGAACAGAACCAACTTAGATATGTCTCCAG GCCGAATACTTACTCCATCCCGACCTACTGTTGCTGATGTCTCTGGAGCCAAAGCCAAGTCTCCGAGTGCTAATCTACCTTTGGTAGAG GGATGTGATGCTATCGCTCGATCTCCAATACCAGTGGCCAATGGCATGTTAGTTGAGAACAATAAAGTTAAAAGCTATGAAGAATCTTCTGTGCCTTGCAAAATTGAAAAAGAAGAGGGTGAATTATCCCCTAATGCTGACTCTGAAGAGGATAATTTTGTTGCCTATGATTCAAACCTGCAGTCAATTGAAAAGTCAAAGAACAATGATGATATTAGGAAATATGATGCAGAGGCTGGAGGTGATAATGATGCTGATGCTGATGATGAAGATAGCGAAAATGTTTCTGAAGCTGGCGAAGATGTGTCGGGAAGTGAGTCTCCTGGTGATGAATGTTTCCCGGGAGATCACGAGGAGGAGGAAGATATGGaacatgatgatgttgatggTAAAGCTGAGAGTGAAGGTGAAGCCGAGGGGCTGTGTGATGCACAAAATGGTGGAGATGGCTCATCTTTATCGTTATCAGAGAGGTTCCTTTCGACTGTGAAACCTCTCACAAAGCATGTATCAGCCGTTTCATTCGTTGAAGATGTGAAGGATTCAAGGGTGTTTTACGGAAATGATGATTTCTTTGCGCTTTTTAGGCTTCATCAA ATTCTTTACGAAAGAATCTTATCTGCAAAAGAAAATTCAACTAGTGCCGAAATGAAACGGAAAGGAAAAGATGCTAGTTCTACGGATCCTTATACAAG ATTTATGGACGCATTATATAATTTGCTCGATGGATCTGTTGAGAATGCTAAATTTGAAGATGAATGTCGAGCAATTCTTGGAAACCAGTCTTATGTGTTATTCACATTGGATAAGTTAATCTATAAACTTATCAGACAG CTTCAAACTGTTGCAACCGATGAGGAAGACAATAAGCTTCTCCAATTATACGAGTACGAAAAGTCTCGGAAACCTGGCAAATTAAATGATTCAGTATATCATTCAAATGCACATGTCATCCTTCATGAGGAAAACATTTATCGTTTTCAATGT TCGTCTAGCCCCTCTCGGCTCTCCATACAACTCATGGACAATATGAATGAAAAGCCTGAGATTGCCGCTGTTTCGGTTGATCCAAATTTTTCTTTTTATCTGCATAATGATTTTCTGTCGGTTCTTCCTACCAAAAAGGAGCCTCATGGCATTTTACTAGAAAG AAACAAATCGAAATATGGGGACTTAGACGAGCTTTCTGCAATTTGCGCTGTAATGGAAGATGTCAAAGTAGTAAATGGATTGGAATGCAAGATGTCTTGCAACTCATCCAAG ATTTCTTATGTTCTCGACACGCAAGATTTTTTCTTTCGACCAAGAAGGAAAAGACGAACctcgtcatcatcatcaagtacaTCATCTTCTCGGTCTCGCAGAGAAAGAGAGGAAAGATTTCGCAAATTTATGGCATCCGCCATCTAA